One window from the genome of [Clostridium] celerecrescens 18A encodes:
- the rpsT gene encoding 30S ribosomal protein S20 yields the protein MANIKSAKKRILVNETKAARNKAIRSKVKTSIKKVEAAIVAGDKAAAQAILVNAISEIDKATTKGVYHKNTASRKVSRISKAVNTMA from the coding sequence TTGGCTAACATTAAATCTGCAAAAAAGAGAATTTTAGTAAACGAAACAAAGGCTGCAAGAAATAAAGCGATCAGATCCAAAGTGAAAACATCTATCAAGAAGGTAGAGGCTGCTATCGTTGCCGGTGACAAGGCTGCTGCACAGGCAATTTTAGTAAACGCTATCTCAGAGATCGATAAGGCTACTACTAAGGGCGTATATCATAAGAATACCGCTTCCAGAAAAGTATCCAGAATCTCAAAAGCTGTAAACACAATGGCTTAA
- a CDS encoding cell surface protein: protein MKKRLCVLTIFALSVGFLTSSFHEDVYAAEGWKLENDEWSYLGSDDQPVTNVWKKSKDSWYYLSSEGTILKNCMFHLGNTSYFVDEDGKMVQNTWIWIDETKDPEGDFEEGWYYFGTDGKAYQRKGNSFKKKINGNTYLFNEDGLMLTGWIDENGNSINDSDDPFVEGVYYSGEDGVLFTEKWLDYGEIGYGTGGSELLSNMTDRYYSDYEKMWIYFDESSKKVYSKGENLKQKNIGGNAYGFDENGIMNPWWGKVATISNADKSNPTSSTSARFYSAYDGGKLLKNMWFWMYPSENLDETDYSDQECSWWHTDEKGEVYRNRIRNISGKNYAFDGIGRMKTGFVLFDGKSEFVAQYDVDDWSSEDFIDGSLYGIEKSDLYLFAPDELNDGSMQMGKEIKVELEDGVFTFGFSGNGKAYGNRNQLQKNDNRYYINGIRLEADEEYGYGVVEVRKNDETYYQVVDINGKIVKGDKKAVKDKEGGYLLIINDRFAAWVGDDEKPRWRTGTDGIGFYHYDKDNKENPYEGGLIAGYDTEPSTDELPPEERLNF from the coding sequence ATGAAAAAGAGATTATGTGTGCTAACGATCTTTGCACTTTCGGTGGGCTTTTTAACGTCATCTTTCCATGAAGATGTCTATGCTGCCGAAGGCTGGAAGCTCGAGAATGACGAATGGTCATACCTTGGTTCGGATGATCAGCCGGTGACAAATGTCTGGAAAAAATCAAAGGACAGTTGGTATTACTTATCATCGGAAGGAACGATTCTTAAGAATTGTATGTTCCATCTGGGAAACACCAGTTATTTCGTGGATGAAGATGGAAAGATGGTTCAAAACACATGGATCTGGATTGATGAAACCAAAGATCCGGAAGGTGATTTTGAAGAAGGCTGGTACTATTTTGGAACTGATGGCAAGGCGTATCAAAGAAAGGGCAACAGTTTCAAAAAGAAGATTAATGGAAATACCTATCTTTTTAATGAAGATGGACTTATGTTAACCGGATGGATTGATGAAAATGGAAATTCCATTAATGATTCGGATGATCCGTTTGTAGAAGGGGTTTATTACTCTGGAGAAGATGGGGTTCTGTTTACAGAAAAATGGCTGGATTATGGTGAAATCGGCTATGGGACCGGTGGTTCTGAACTGCTTAGCAACATGACCGACCGCTATTATTCGGATTATGAAAAAATGTGGATCTATTTTGATGAAAGCTCCAAAAAGGTTTACAGCAAAGGAGAGAATTTAAAGCAGAAGAATATTGGCGGAAATGCTTATGGATTTGATGAAAATGGAATTATGAACCCATGGTGGGGCAAGGTAGCAACCATTAGCAATGCGGATAAAAGCAATCCTACCAGCTCCACATCTGCGAGATTCTATTCCGCATATGATGGAGGCAAGCTTCTGAAAAACATGTGGTTCTGGATGTACCCGTCGGAAAATCTGGATGAAACGGATTATTCTGATCAGGAATGCAGCTGGTGGCACACGGATGAAAAAGGGGAAGTCTACCGGAACAGGATCCGTAACATCAGCGGAAAAAATTATGCCTTTGACGGAATCGGAAGGATGAAGACGGGCTTTGTATTGTTCGATGGAAAATCGGAGTTTGTAGCCCAGTACGATGTGGACGACTGGAGTTCAGAGGATTTTATAGATGGCTCATTATATGGAATTGAAAAATCCGATCTGTATTTGTTTGCGCCGGACGAATTAAATGACGGTTCCATGCAGATGGGAAAGGAGATCAAAGTGGAACTGGAAGATGGTGTCTTTACATTTGGATTTTCCGGAAACGGAAAGGCCTATGGGAACCGGAACCAGCTTCAGAAAAATGATAACAGATACTACATCAATGGAATTAGGCTGGAGGCAGATGAAGAATATGGCTATGGTGTAGTAGAGGTTCGGAAGAACGATGAGACGTATTACCAGGTGGTAGATATTAACGGAAAGATTGTAAAAGGTGATAAAAAGGCAGTAAAGGATAAAGAGGGAGGATATCTCCTTATTATAAACGACAGATTTGCAGCATGGGTGGGAGATGATGAAAAGCCCAGATGGCGAACTGGAACTGATGGAATCGGTTTCTATCATTATGATAAAGATAACAAAGAGAATCCATATGAAGGAGGTCTGATTGCAGGTTATGATACAGAGCCTTCCACAGATGAACTGCCTCCGGAAGAAAGGCTTAATTTCTAA
- the gpr gene encoding GPR endopeptidase, with protein MENTFTVRTDLAVEERESFPGDGGEISGVSLREWHRSDSHIKMTEVKILDEKGSKAMGKPIGTYITLEADELSMKDEDYHREVSEELANQIERLLSGKDYRKPNFHVLVVGLGNSSVTPDSLGPRVLKNLQVTRHLKIQYGDDFWKGRTMPIISGIVPGVMAQTGMESAEILKGIIKETEPDLIIAIDALAARSVKRLGTTIQLTNTGIHPGSGVGNHRHSLTLESLGVPVMAIGVPTVVGAAAIVHDTVSAMIGALSKSMETKGMGDFIGKLNSDEQYDLIRELLEPEFGPMYVTPPDIDETVKELSFTISEGIHLAFLGQEDS; from the coding sequence ATGGAAAACACATTTACAGTGCGTACAGACCTTGCAGTAGAAGAGAGAGAGAGTTTCCCGGGTGATGGCGGTGAGATATCAGGTGTGTCTCTGCGTGAGTGGCATCGATCAGACAGCCACATAAAAATGACTGAGGTAAAAATCCTTGATGAAAAAGGCTCAAAGGCCATGGGAAAACCTATTGGGACCTATATTACCCTGGAAGCCGACGAGCTTTCCATGAAAGACGAAGATTATCACAGAGAAGTATCGGAGGAGCTGGCAAACCAGATCGAACGCCTCCTTTCAGGAAAAGATTACCGGAAACCGAATTTTCATGTTTTGGTGGTAGGGCTTGGCAATTCATCCGTAACACCGGACTCCCTTGGCCCCAGAGTTTTAAAAAATCTCCAGGTAACTAGGCATCTGAAAATCCAGTACGGAGATGATTTCTGGAAGGGAAGAACCATGCCAATTATCAGCGGTATCGTTCCGGGAGTCATGGCTCAGACAGGAATGGAAAGTGCCGAAATTTTAAAAGGAATTATTAAAGAAACTGAGCCGGATCTCATCATTGCCATTGATGCGCTGGCAGCCAGAAGCGTAAAGCGGCTTGGGACTACCATTCAGCTTACGAATACAGGAATCCACCCAGGTTCTGGAGTGGGCAATCACAGACACAGCCTTACTTTGGAAAGCCTTGGCGTACCGGTCATGGCCATCGGAGTGCCTACCGTTGTAGGGGCGGCAGCCATTGTCCATGATACGGTTTCCGCCATGATCGGAGCTCTTTCAAAAAGCATGGAAACAAAAGGAATGGGAGATTTCATCGGCAAACTGAACTCGGATGAGCAGTATGATCTTATCCGTGAATTGCTGGAACCGGAATTCGGACCAATGTATGTGACACCCCCGGATATTGATGAAACGGTAAAGGAACTTAGCTTTACCATCTCGGAAGGAATCCACCTGGCATTTTTGGGACAGGAAGATTCGTAG
- a CDS encoding stage II sporulation protein P produces MRRRNKDINWYIKKMMIIISLALAVLLSIKEVSEVRKKADPHKVENWAKEGAGFGISYIWRLQYPAATWDESDQSSILSGTHEKSMINVLCDILFSQSPLYRFGGSGKTETNHGEADPAYEGYLESGRFYEEHSFLLYDGGEESGEDGSINAGTHKAQPAEQLPAGGDTAANQIPEQNQTAEADQAAKADKGNTLTADKDPAMTCASSTLWPIAGAVYRREQLADYDFLIQHFYSIHTSTTAGRDLMKADEFLSKDFTLEGGNDKPQILIYHTHSQEEFSDHGPNNPNATVVGIGNYLTELLTKKGYHVIHDTSVYDLQNGKLDRNKAYTYALDGITEILQKNPSIEVILDVHRDGVNENLHMVNQVNGKPTAPIMFFNGVSQTPKGPIEYLPNPYRTQNLAFSLQMQLDAAAYFPNLTRKIYIKGLRYNQHLRARSALIEVGAQTNTYQEALNAMEPLSEILDMVLQGN; encoded by the coding sequence ATGAGGCGAAGAAACAAGGATATTAACTGGTATATAAAAAAAATGATGATCATCATAAGCCTGGCTCTGGCCGTTCTTCTCAGCATTAAAGAAGTTTCAGAAGTGAGAAAAAAGGCAGATCCGCATAAAGTGGAAAATTGGGCGAAAGAAGGGGCCGGCTTTGGGATTTCCTATATCTGGAGGCTCCAGTATCCGGCCGCAACATGGGATGAGAGTGATCAGAGCAGCATTCTGTCCGGAACCCATGAAAAATCCATGATAAACGTTCTTTGTGATATCCTTTTCAGTCAGTCACCGCTTTACCGGTTCGGCGGCAGCGGCAAAACGGAAACGAACCATGGAGAAGCAGACCCGGCCTATGAAGGATATTTAGAAAGCGGAAGATTTTATGAGGAACATAGTTTCCTTTTATATGACGGTGGAGAAGAAAGTGGAGAAGACGGAAGCATCAATGCCGGAACCCATAAGGCACAGCCGGCAGAGCAGCTGCCGGCAGGAGGGGACACGGCAGCCAATCAGATACCGGAACAAAATCAGACAGCAGAGGCTGACCAGGCGGCAAAAGCTGATAAAGGAAATACGCTGACTGCGGATAAGGACCCTGCCATGACCTGTGCGTCCAGCACTTTATGGCCGATAGCAGGGGCCGTATACCGCAGGGAACAGCTGGCTGACTATGACTTCCTCATCCAGCATTTTTACAGTATCCATACCTCCACAACGGCAGGCAGGGATTTAATGAAGGCGGATGAGTTCCTTTCAAAAGATTTTACCCTGGAGGGCGGAAACGATAAACCACAGATCCTCATTTACCATACCCATTCCCAGGAGGAATTTTCGGACCACGGGCCGAATAATCCCAATGCGACCGTGGTGGGAATTGGAAACTATCTTACAGAGCTTTTGACCAAAAAAGGTTATCATGTGATACATGATACCTCGGTTTATGATTTGCAAAACGGGAAGCTGGATAGAAACAAAGCATATACGTATGCCCTGGATGGCATTACAGAGATCCTCCAGAAAAACCCCTCGATCGAGGTGATACTGGATGTTCACCGGGATGGGGTAAATGAAAATCTGCATATGGTAAACCAGGTCAACGGGAAACCCACTGCTCCCATTATGTTTTTTAATGGGGTCAGCCAAACACCAAAAGGGCCTATTGAGTATCTACCCAATCCTTATCGAACGCAGAATCTCGCTTTCAGCTTACAGATGCAGCTTGATGCTGCAGCCTATTTTCCAAATCTGACGCGGAAAATATACATAAAAGGACTACGGTATAACCAGCACTTGCGAGCCAGGTCGGCCCTGATTGAAGTAGGGGCCCAGACCAATACATACCAGGAAGCGTTAAATGCCATGGAACCTCTGTCTGAAATTTTGGATATGGTGTTGCAAGGTAATTAA
- a CDS encoding tyrosine-type recombinase/integrase, with the protein MDKVCKCKARIVTDTLIDEYCAWLHGCEKSKETIRSYRYNLSLFMHYLNGRSANKEIVIMWKGVMREKMAPVTVNGALAALNGFFNYCSWEDCKVKFLKISRNTFCSENKELSKDEYRRLVKTAFEKGNIRLALLLQTICSTGIRVSELPFITVEAAVRGRAEVDCKGKVRTVFLTRQLSQMLILYAQKRHLEGGMIFITRNGAALDRSNIWREMKALGVEAGVAQEKIYPHNLRHLFARSYYDSEKDLSRLADILGHSSVNTTRIYTIESGYNHIRQLESLKLLVEIDDRIPLLL; encoded by the coding sequence ATGGATAAAGTCTGTAAGTGTAAAGCGAGAATCGTTACAGATACGCTGATCGATGAATATTGTGCGTGGTTGCACGGTTGTGAAAAAAGCAAAGAAACAATTCGGAGTTACCGATATAATCTCAGCTTATTCATGCACTATCTCAATGGAAGATCTGCTAATAAAGAAATTGTGATAATGTGGAAGGGTGTTATGCGCGAAAAGATGGCTCCTGTGACAGTTAATGGGGCTCTGGCTGCGCTTAATGGTTTTTTTAATTATTGCAGTTGGGAGGATTGTAAAGTGAAATTTCTTAAAATCAGCCGCAATACTTTTTGTTCAGAAAACAAGGAGTTGTCAAAGGATGAGTATAGGAGATTGGTAAAAACTGCTTTTGAAAAAGGTAATATAAGATTGGCTTTATTGCTGCAGACGATCTGTTCAACTGGAATCAGGGTATCGGAGTTACCTTTTATTACGGTAGAAGCCGCAGTCAGAGGACGGGCGGAAGTGGATTGTAAGGGGAAGGTGAGAACTGTGTTCCTTACAAGACAGTTATCTCAGATGTTAATATTGTATGCACAAAAAAGACATTTAGAAGGAGGTATGATTTTTATAACAAGGAATGGAGCTGCATTGGACAGAAGTAATATCTGGAGAGAAATGAAAGCATTGGGCGTAGAAGCGGGCGTCGCACAGGAAAAAATTTATCCCCATAATTTACGACATTTATTTGCCAGATCTTACTATGATTCAGAGAAGGATTTGTCCAGGCTTGCAGATATATTAGGACATAGCAGCGTTAATACGACACGTATTTACACGATAGAAAGCGGCTATAACCATATAAGGCAGCTGGAAAGTCTGAAATTGCTGGTTGAAATTGACGACAGAATTCCTCTTTTGTTGTAA
- a CDS encoding glycoside hydrolase family 13 protein, which yields MKIWWKESVVYQIYPRSFCDSNGDGIGDIGGIISKLDYLKELGIDVVWLSPVYDSPNDDNGYDIRNYRDIMKEFGTMEDFDRLLDELHKRGIKLVMDLVVNHTSDEHSWFLESRKSKNNPYRDYYIWRDGKDGKEPNNWGSCFSGPAWKYDKETDQYFLHLFSEKQPDLNWDNGKVRTEVYDMMKWWLDKGIDGFRMDVISLISKREGLPNGPAMINGYASFNVSANGPKVHEYLKEMNREVLSGYDIMTVGECSGVTLEEAARYASSDGSELNMVFQFEHMDVDGDTDNKWTDKKLHLPDLKAIMTKWQKGLEGVAWNSLFWDNHDQPRVVSRFGSDSEEYRERSAKMLATCLHMMQGTPYVYQGEELGMTNVPFESIQDFRDLDSINAYYELTEKGIFTQEEMMKYLRYKSRDNARTPMQWDTSVNAGFSEASPWIMVNPNYESINAKEQVERKTSVFHYYKQLIALRHEYEIIVYGSYELLLPDDPDIYAYVRTLGDRKLLVVCSFCGRTLNYSVPEEFESGNVLISNYDTKERISGELKPYEAFVIYQ from the coding sequence ATGAAAATTTGGTGGAAAGAATCTGTAGTATATCAAATCTACCCCAGAAGCTTCTGTGACAGCAATGGGGATGGGATCGGTGATATAGGGGGGATCATAAGCAAGCTGGACTATTTAAAGGAACTGGGGATTGATGTGGTCTGGTTGTCTCCCGTATACGATTCTCCAAATGATGACAATGGCTACGATATCCGTAATTACCGTGACATCATGAAGGAATTTGGAACCATGGAGGACTTTGACAGACTTTTGGATGAGCTACATAAACGGGGAATCAAACTGGTTATGGACCTTGTGGTAAACCACACCTCAGATGAGCATTCATGGTTTTTAGAAAGCAGAAAATCAAAGAATAATCCTTACCGGGATTATTACATATGGAGAGATGGAAAAGACGGAAAAGAACCTAATAACTGGGGATCCTGCTTTTCCGGACCTGCATGGAAATATGATAAGGAAACTGACCAGTATTTTCTTCATCTTTTTTCCGAAAAACAGCCTGACTTAAACTGGGATAACGGGAAAGTCCGGACAGAAGTATACGATATGATGAAATGGTGGCTGGATAAGGGCATCGACGGATTCCGCATGGATGTGATCAGCCTGATTTCCAAGCGGGAAGGACTTCCCAACGGTCCGGCCATGATCAATGGGTATGCCAGCTTTAATGTTTCCGCTAATGGACCAAAAGTTCACGAATATTTAAAGGAAATGAACCGGGAGGTTTTATCCGGCTACGATATCATGACAGTAGGAGAGTGCTCCGGTGTGACTCTTGAGGAAGCGGCCAGATACGCATCCTCTGATGGAAGTGAACTTAACATGGTATTCCAGTTTGAGCATATGGATGTGGATGGGGATACTGACAACAAATGGACGGATAAGAAGCTGCATCTTCCGGATCTTAAAGCCATCATGACAAAATGGCAGAAGGGGCTTGAGGGAGTTGCATGGAACAGCCTGTTCTGGGATAATCATGACCAGCCCAGAGTTGTTTCCCGATTTGGAAGCGACAGTGAGGAATACCGGGAACGTTCAGCCAAGATGCTTGCCACCTGCCTCCATATGATGCAGGGAACTCCTTATGTGTATCAGGGAGAGGAACTGGGAATGACCAATGTCCCCTTTGAATCCATCCAGGATTTTCGGGATCTGGACAGCATAAATGCCTACTATGAGCTGACAGAAAAAGGAATTTTCACCCAAGAGGAAATGATGAAGTATTTAAGGTATAAGAGCCGGGACAATGCGAGGACCCCCATGCAGTGGGATACAAGCGTAAATGCCGGATTTTCAGAAGCCAGCCCGTGGATCATGGTAAATCCCAATTATGAAAGCATCAATGCCAAAGAACAGGTGGAACGAAAGACATCTGTATTCCATTATTATAAACAATTGATTGCTCTGCGCCATGAATATGAGATCATCGTTTATGGCAGTTACGAGCTGCTGCTTCCCGATGATCCGGATATTTATGCCTACGTGAGGACCTTGGGAGACAGGAAGCTACTGGTCGTATGCAGCTTCTGCGGACGGACATTAAATTACAGCGTACCAGAGGAATTTGAATCAGGAAACGTTTTGATCAGCAATTATGATACAAAGGAGAGAATAAGCGGAGAACTGAAACCTTATGAAGCGTTTGTGATTTATCAATAG
- the hemW gene encoding radical SAM family heme chaperone HemW translates to MMNKKNLEIYVHIPFCVRKCAYCDFLSFPGNQQMQREYTEKLIEEIKFQSAKVKEYQVISVFIGGGTPSILGIGDMAAVLHSLREAFEILPGAEITMEVNPGTVTAEALSCYREAGVNRISMGLQSADDKELRYLGRIHTYDEFLKSYQRVRMAGFDNVNVDLISAIPGQTLESWKNTLKKVTMLKPEHISAYSLIVEKGTPYFDRYGEQGNMENMENHSLTLEERNRLMSLPNLPDEDTEREMYYLTQEFLNEQGYERYEISNYSKNGYECRHNIGYWTGVEYLGLGLGAASYLNGCRFHNTPALDEYCRASLDQEEAFQRVLRQEFEQLTIEEKMEEYMFLGLRLMKGVSAQGFVSNFGHNIRSVYGMVLDAMEEEGLMEFKDGCYRLTSRGIDISNYVMSRFLK, encoded by the coding sequence ATGATGAATAAAAAGAATCTTGAGATTTATGTGCATATCCCGTTCTGCGTGCGTAAATGCGCATACTGTGATTTCCTATCTTTTCCCGGTAACCAGCAGATGCAGCGGGAATATACAGAAAAGTTAATAGAAGAGATCAAATTCCAGAGTGCCAAAGTCAAAGAATACCAGGTGATCAGTGTATTCATAGGGGGAGGCACTCCTTCTATATTGGGTATAGGGGACATGGCTGCAGTTCTTCATTCTCTCAGGGAAGCGTTTGAGATTCTTCCTGGTGCAGAGATCACGATGGAGGTAAATCCTGGTACGGTGACGGCCGAGGCGCTTTCCTGTTACAGAGAAGCAGGGGTAAACCGGATCAGTATGGGGCTTCAGTCTGCAGATGACAAAGAGCTGCGCTATTTAGGCAGAATTCATACCTATGATGAATTCCTGAAAAGCTATCAAAGAGTTCGTATGGCCGGATTTGACAACGTAAATGTGGATTTGATTTCAGCAATTCCAGGGCAGACATTGGAATCATGGAAGAATACCTTAAAAAAGGTGACAATGCTGAAACCGGAGCATATATCTGCTTATAGCCTGATCGTGGAAAAGGGGACACCTTATTTTGATCGGTATGGGGAGCAAGGAAACATGGAAAACATGGAAAACCACTCCCTGACCCTGGAAGAACGTAATAGACTTATGTCCCTGCCGAATTTGCCGGATGAGGATACAGAGCGTGAAATGTATTACCTCACCCAGGAATTTCTAAACGAACAAGGATATGAAAGGTATGAAATATCCAATTATTCCAAAAACGGATACGAATGCAGGCATAACATCGGCTATTGGACTGGAGTAGAGTATTTGGGCTTAGGTCTGGGGGCTGCCTCTTATTTGAATGGATGCCGTTTTCATAATACTCCTGCACTCGATGAGTATTGCAGAGCCAGTCTGGATCAGGAAGAAGCATTTCAGAGAGTGTTGAGGCAGGAGTTTGAGCAGCTGACGATAGAGGAAAAGATGGAAGAATACATGTTTCTGGGGCTGCGTCTCATGAAAGGTGTCTCAGCCCAAGGGTTTGTCAGCAACTTTGGCCACAACATCCGGAGCGTTTACGGTATGGTGTTAGATGCAATGGAAGAGGAAGGGCTTATGGAGTTTAAAGATGGCTGTTATCGTCTGACTTCCAGAGGAATCGACATCAGTAATTATGTTATGAGCCGGTTTTTAAAATGA
- the lepA gene encoding translation elongation factor 4, translated as MAAAQQNKIRNFCIIAHIDHGKSTLADRIIEKTGLLTSREMQSQVLDNMDLERERGITIKAQAVRTVYKAENGEEYIFNMIDTPGHVDFNYEVSRSLAACDGAILVVDASQGIEAQTLANVYMALDHNLDVFPVLNKIDLPSAEPERVVEEIEDVIGIEAHDAPRISAKTGLNVEAVLEAIVEKIPAPKGDPEAPLQALIFDSLYDSYKGVIVFFRVKEGTVKKGDRVRMMATGAIEEVVEVGYFGAGQFLPCESLSAGMVGYLSASIKNVKETAVGDTITNADRPCKEPLSGYKKVTSMVYCGLYPADGARYNDLRDALEKLQLNDASLFFEPETSLALGFGFRCGFLGLLHLEVIQERLEREYNLDLVTTAPGVVYRVYKKNGEKLELTNPSNLPDPTEIEYMEEPIVSAEIMVTTEFVGAIMTLCQERRGVYLGMEYMEATRALLRYELPLNEIIYDFFDALKSRSKGYASFDYELKGYQRSELVKLDILVNKEEVDALSFIVHALSAYDRGRRMCEKLKDEIPRQLFEIPIQAAIGGKIIARETVKAMRKDVLAKCYGGDISRKKKLLEKQKEGKKRMRQVGNVEIPQKAFMSVLKLDDE; from the coding sequence ATGGCAGCTGCCCAGCAGAATAAGATACGTAACTTTTGTATTATCGCTCATATTGATCACGGAAAGTCAACCCTTGCAGACAGGATCATAGAGAAGACAGGTTTGCTCACCAGCAGGGAAATGCAATCCCAGGTGCTTGATAATATGGATTTGGAACGGGAGCGTGGAATTACCATTAAGGCCCAGGCAGTCCGGACCGTTTACAAGGCCGAGAATGGCGAAGAATACATTTTTAACATGATTGACACTCCTGGTCACGTGGACTTTAACTATGAGGTTTCCCGGAGCCTTGCAGCCTGTGACGGAGCCATCCTGGTTGTGGATGCTTCCCAGGGAATCGAGGCGCAGACACTGGCTAATGTTTATATGGCTCTGGATCATAATCTTGACGTATTTCCGGTATTAAATAAAATCGATCTCCCAAGCGCGGAACCGGAGCGTGTGGTGGAGGAGATCGAAGACGTTATCGGGATCGAAGCCCATGATGCTCCCAGGATTTCTGCAAAGACAGGGCTAAATGTGGAAGCAGTTTTAGAAGCGATTGTTGAAAAGATCCCGGCTCCAAAGGGTGACCCTGAAGCTCCCCTCCAGGCCCTGATTTTCGACTCTCTTTATGATTCCTATAAAGGCGTCATCGTTTTCTTCCGTGTTAAGGAGGGAACTGTAAAAAAAGGCGACAGGGTGCGCATGATGGCTACCGGAGCAATAGAAGAGGTGGTGGAGGTCGGATATTTCGGCGCTGGCCAATTCCTACCGTGCGAGTCACTAAGCGCCGGTATGGTAGGGTATCTGTCAGCCAGCATAAAGAATGTAAAAGAAACCGCAGTGGGTGATACCATTACCAATGCGGATCGGCCTTGTAAGGAACCTCTTTCAGGCTATAAGAAAGTTACTTCCATGGTTTACTGCGGCCTGTATCCTGCGGATGGAGCTCGTTACAATGATCTGCGTGATGCTTTGGAAAAGCTTCAGCTTAACGATGCTTCCCTGTTCTTTGAGCCGGAGACTTCTCTTGCCCTTGGCTTTGGCTTCCGATGCGGATTTTTAGGTCTCCTTCATCTGGAGGTAATCCAAGAACGTCTGGAACGGGAATATAATCTGGATCTGGTAACAACGGCACCCGGCGTTGTTTATCGTGTTTATAAAAAGAACGGTGAGAAGTTGGAGCTGACAAACCCTTCCAACCTGCCTGATCCAACGGAAATTGAATATATGGAAGAACCAATTGTCAGCGCTGAGATCATGGTGACCACGGAATTTGTAGGCGCCATCATGACCCTGTGCCAGGAACGACGGGGCGTGTATCTGGGCATGGAATACATGGAAGCCACCAGGGCACTCTTAAGATATGAGCTTCCTTTAAACGAGATCATTTATGATTTCTTTGATGCCTTAAAATCCCGTTCCAAGGGTTATGCGTCTTTTGATTATGAATTAAAGGGCTACCAGAGGTCAGAGCTTGTGAAGCTGGACATTCTGGTAAACAAGGAAGAAGTGGATGCCCTTTCCTTTATCGTCCATGCGTTATCGGCCTATGACAGGGGACGGAGAATGTGCGAGAAGCTTAAGGATGAGATCCCCAGACAGCTTTTTGAGATCCCCATCCAGGCTGCTATCGGCGGCAAGATCATTGCCCGTGAGACAGTGAAGGCCATGAGAAAGGACGTTTTAGCCAAATGTTATGGCGGTGATATTTCCCGTAAGAAGAAACTTCTTGAAAAGCAGAAGGAAGGTAAAAAACGTATGCGCCAGGTTGGTAACGTAGAGATACCGCAAAAGGCATTTATGAGCGTACTGAAATTAGATGATGAATAA